The window TTAGATACAGATGAACACCTAATTTGTGAATATTGAAGCGTTATTTAAATCACCAGAAGTAAAAAGCAGTGTTTCACCTACACCTGCAACACTAAAACCAAAATGAACAAATGTCAGCCCCAGAGGGAAAACCAAATCAAAAATGATGGGCAGatgacaaagaagtagcctatattgtttaCTGTTAAATAACtgtgaaatatattttattgtccATATATGAGCAGATAGCAATTTGGTGTGAAAAACTAGACCTTCCCATCACTCTAGGTTTGTGTTTAGGCCATGGAGCCAATTTCTTTTGAAGGCCATGGGATAGTTTTTCCACGAACGCCCCAGGGAAGTTACTCAGTGCTTCTCCACGCTCTTTTAGCAGAAATGGAATCCACTAACACAAACACGGACTCCACAAGCTGCCTTTCTTCCTTTGAAAATAGATAATTATCTCTTCTGATATATGTTGAGCATTAAAACCTCACTATTTATTTACTGTCCCAGTAAATCTGGACCTTTAATTTCAGATGTAGTATGAAGCTGCTGTAAGGACTCACCAGTCTATCACTGCgctcctgcagctctgtgactCTTTGAACAAGGTGGTCATAGCTCTCTTTCAGCTTATGGATGCTCTGTTGTGCACGGGTTTTCACTGACACCAGGATACCTGAAACATATTCAAACGGTCATCTACACGTATAACAAATATGCAGGCATCTCGTGCTCTTCTTTTGTTGGATGAaggctgatttcatttcaaagcTTTAGAAATGATCATAACAAACATACTCATGGCACCCTGGCCAGTTGTGATTCTTTTCCTTCAATTCTGAATATtcaacaaatatttacatttagagtGAACTCTTCTTCTTTTGAGACTGTTTTCGGTCTGGTTATTGTTACtccattttattgttttgactAACAATTTTGATTATTACTTTTTATAATTTCTGATAGTAATCAATGATGTCCACACCTGCCCTACCTTTGTTCCCCAACAACAGtacatacattttcaaaaagacctatgataaattatttattgaaccatgatatacatgtttGTTACAAGTGGATGTAAACTTATGACTGAACTGTATGTAAGAAAGCCAGttagagactttttttttagttagGAAATTGAAGGGGTCAGTGTTGATGTCCTGCACAAGGagtgtgtcagtctgatggAGAGCATCCTtgtctttaatatttttgtttggtACGGGCACCTGACCTttgccaaaaacaaacaataggaTTGATAACACAAGCAGATCTTTACAGGACTGTAGCACTGAACACAGGAAAGCCCCGTCCATCTAAATTACATAACACACCCTCTCTTCACACCTCCggacaataaagttattttattctattctactCTAATGAGATTTAGCTCAGAGGGCCAAAGTCATCACAAACAGAGTATTTGGAGTACAGCTCCACGATTTTTCAAAGTGTCTATGACATGAAGAGGGAGGGCTTCGGTGAGTTGGTATGGAATCGCCCACGCTGGTAACGTTAGCATTAGATAATCTAATCTAAACCTAAAAATTGTATTGAATAGACAATGTCCAAGATGAAAGATATTTAATCCTCTTCGGTGGCCTTAAATACAACACAAAGGCCTGCCTATATCTGTGCTTTATTCTTATTATATTAAATTGCTAACGAACATTCACAAGAGCAGTGACAAACAGCAGGGCTACGGCTATGTACTGACACAAGTTGCAGATACATGTTAATTAGGCAAAAGTTAACTGACCGTTGATAATTCTGGCCACCCTCCAGAGCCGCAGCAGGATGAGAAGACCCATCCCATCGAAGGCGTCCTCGTGGAAGACGAAGACAATGTCCAGGATGAAGGAAACTACCACCACCAGACCATCAAACACCTCAAACTTGTGCTGAAAGAACTCCAGGCGGTAAGCATACAGCTTACCGGCCAGCTCCACCATGAAGAATGTGAGAAGAGCCAAACTCAGGTAGTGAAACACctgcaaaaaaaattaatgagtCTGTAAATCATATCATATAATTGATAATTACTTCCATGTTGCTTAGAGTAAATGGAGAAATCCATGTCTCACCTCAGGAACAATGTGGTCATGTTCCAACTTGATAACAGACAGATCTATGAGCAGCTCTGCTAGAACAAAGAAGGCATCCAGGACTACCAAACACACTACCAGCACCTGGAAGCAAAGTCAGACGATGAGTTGAAGGTGCCTCTATACAGCATCTTACAGCAACTGATTGAAAAACTCCTCAAGCTCTTAGAGGGGACAAACCGTGCGCAAATCTTTCACATCAGGAGTTTTCCCAgacatatgtgaaaaaagctGTCTCGATATAGACAGGTGGTCATTTCATACCCCTTTAGCACTGctcaaaaatcccacttaaacccTCTAAGATCAGACTATTGTGTGGAATGGGATATCTcaactctgcatttacacctCAGCTCAGCTCTGATCTAAATGTAAGAACACACCAAATTCCACCGCGCAAAGTGACGACACGTTACCAACATCAAGTGGTGGGGTGTAAATAAGGAAGGAATTTGGGATGCAGTCTATTAAGGACGTTTTATTACTCGATAATATGTTGGAGGCGAAGGCTAATTTATTCgcatgaaagctgctcagtgactTCCCGGGTAATAAAACACCTTAGATCGCCAACCAAGCTGGCTAACTTAACGTTTAGTGTCTGGCTAATTTGAAGAGGggttaaaaataatttaatctacagctcttctagactttccaaatgttaatggaccgaatggctcaaattatggtTGTGAAGTTATTTTGCGGGGGCTGTGGACATGAAGTATAATCATGGAGGCAGGGCAGCGGGGGACTAAGGAGGGGGGACAAACATGCTTCACTTTAACTTAAAACCTGCTGCTATCACATCACAGATGTCAAAGAAAGGCCTTAAAAGGCGAGTCTGAGGCTGCAGGTAAAACATACTGACATAGGCCGATGCAGAAGTTTAGTTTGGCGCAAAACTGAATTAAGGTCAATAGTTGAATCTTTTTCTTGAATAACCAAATCCAATTCAACTGATGAGATCCTAAATCTGGTATATGGTCTACACCTGTCTACaaaattcaaataaacaaaatagtGGTTAATTTATATGGTTTCAACACGGCGCGTCTCCTGAATTTCAAAGCATCAATCATTATCGTCACGAGAAAATATGGAATCAATTAGAGCTTCTCATTTTTGGCAGTCGACAATACCAATTGTAGCTTTGATTGTTGAAATCTCGGTTGAAAGCATTGGTTCTTGTTGAAGCAGAAACAATTATGATGATTAAGATAAGCAAAcagtaaacagatgaaaaaagaaGATATCTATTTCTACTGCATCGATTTTgatcttttctcattttcttttacagtccATTTGAGTCCGACACTGAGTGCAATGCTAAAACGCGCAAACAAATGCCAAAAATAATTCTGGTCCCAGTTTCTCCATAAACTGGCTTTCAAAACATTGCATCATTGATGTTTCTATACTAACAGATGCGCTGAAAGGACCACAGCGGCATACCTGAAAGCGGTCTGAGCTGTAGAGCCTTTGCAGTGAACCCCTGAAGGTGAGCGTTGTTGGAAATTGCCCGGTGGCCGGACTCAGCTCCTCGCTGGCCACGTGTAACTCTTCATCCTCCCACGTCGCTGGTTGCTCATCGCCCACAGTGGTGAAATACCGCAGGTACCGAGCCATGATGGCGGGCTCTTTGAAAGGAGTGGATCACGTGCCAGCCCACCTCAGAGGGACGAATGGAAGTGTGCGTTTTATTTCAATGGCATGGCAAAAGGTGTACAGAAAATTACACAGCTGCTTCTTTATAAAACTTCATAAACTGTAGCTGAAAAACTTTTTTCCTCACATTTCAGGGAACAGCTCGTAATGGTGATGGgtgtatttatctttttacaTGGCATTATTTCAAGATAACAAAGCTTGTTATCCCGAAATAATCTCATTAACTACATCTCTAGAGATCTGTGGGGTGCACCTATGGTCTTTATCGGCTTCCGTAGAAACACCTCTGGTTGACTATGCCAATGAATAATACGAAAAAAAAGGtgtatatttgaatattttattttcagagtAATACAAGACAGTGACAGCCACAGTGAACCTGTTTTGACCATCTGCTCCCCCTCAGCTCTGTAATAAATCTCAGCAGCAGGGCAGATTTCTCCATATGTTAGGCAATCTGACTTTACTTCTCCTTTTTTAAGGTTTGCGACAAGCTATTAAGAAAGCCACTCACCTCAGCCTGGATGGAAGGAAGCTGTAGAAATAACAAAACAGGATGAAGTATGATAGACATATGGACTGTGTTCTCCTGGACCATCAGTCAGTTACTGGTTTGAATTATATCACACTGAGTCAAAGTTATTCttgcactattttttttttttaaattatttttaaccACGTTACTCAGCATTACCTTCACTTTTAAACCCATACAGTAAAACTATTGCAGTTTGCATAGTATAATGACAGTTGCAGCTCCATATCTTGTTTCCACTTTAATTCTAATATTCCTGTAGGTATAGGTCAtatgatccatccatccattaaaCCAAAACCTCTGCAGCAAGGGGATAAACTAGCCTGTAACACACAGACTACAATCAGCATCATGTTGACTGCTGACATAAACTAAACATGCAATTAAACTTTCAATTGGaaaagtgacagacagcaggaacAAAGTCCACTAACTTCCAGCCATTAGTAAGTGTTACAGTTTGACTGCAGGCTGAAACTCGTGATAAACACATCCGCTGGACGTGTTTTTGCCAGACAAGCGTTTTTACAGACAGTACCGTTGAGCAGTCTGAGTTTCGCGAGAGGCAAAGATTTGTCGTCTTACATTTGAGGTTTTTACTTTGCATACGACCCACCGTTAGAGCCTACACCGGACAGATGGCTTACCTTTCGTCTACGCCACTTTTCCCTTCAAGACTTCCAGTGTAGCCTAACTTACTGCTGTCCTCTGAGaaaaaactctgcaactcagtTTGCTTGACGCAGGAAAACTCCGCCTTAAATCCAGCCCCGTTTGTTCTGTCCACTGACAGCATCCTACCAAACGACCTTACGGTTTTTACAAGCTGTGTATTGTCCCAACACAACACAGTCGGAAATGTGattaacaaacaaactcaaTACAGAGAAATGGCGATACGATTTAACTTATAATTTAACCTTCTCAACAACAGTAGAGGCACAAAAATCAGGGGAAAATTTTGAAATAAACACAGTACGAGCAAGTCAACAATATCAGCCAGGCAAGAAGTTCCGCTGCTGAAACGGCATCACACACGTCAGGTAACAGAAACGTGCCCGGGGGACTCACAGGCTCTCTGGGCTCTCGGACTGCGGTCAGCCTCCAGTTGTTTTGTGGTGCCCTGTATATTGTAGATATTACGGTAATGCAGTGcaagaattcaaaataaaagcacagcaTTGGGGTGACTAATGTGTCCACCGTAAAAATGAACACAATATCAGGAGCTTCTGATGAGGAATTTAAAAATTAAAGCCCAATTATTAGTcagatatttttcatatttccaTATGAATTCAGATTTCCATTCAAAGGAAACTACCTGTTTCCACAGACTAATTCTATGTCAGAATAACAGTACTCCACCTCAGAGAATAATATTATCAGGAAATTCTGATGTggaatttcaaaattaaagccctctaaaagagggaaaagaaggctgcATTTGGAAGAGCGTGCGGCattgtgacataattggccttcaaatgcgaCCTTCAAAGGATGCAACCCCCGAATTGGGATACAGCCTTTGTGCTGCATTGGGTGATATGTTCCTTCATTACCACAGGTGTAATCTAAAGTTTTAGACAATTCCACATATGTCAGCCTCAATTGTAGATTAGTACACTGCTATTAAGTCCCCATCAAGTTTACGATTTGTTCCTGTGGGTAAAGCTTTGAAGAACAGCTGATTTCAGTTAGACCATTACATTCCCACTTCAGTAGGAACACACCCATAGAGCACCAAACCACAGATCAAGGAATGTAAAAAATAGGGGATGGGTCATTATGTCACTGAATCTTACTTTACAGCCAGACTGTGATGTCTACTGAATTGAGGTCAATGGGAGATGCATCAGGAACACTAAAACCCAACATCTGTACTTTATGAGTTCTGATTAGGACATGTCTCCAGAAAAAAGTCAACAGTTTAACCaccttttttcccccaaaagtACTGACAGGTAGATCAAATGACACAAATCTGATTTCCACTGATGAGACCACAAACAGCCTTTCCTCACAAAATTTGAGGACAGGACAATGTGTTCATAAAGAACTGTTGACCTGCTCTGTGAAgtgtctttcattttctgtatCAGAAGTCATGAAGTTAATATGTTGGGTTTTTGAGTGTCCATGCATCTACCATTAAAAGCAATGTAGCTTTATAGACAGTCTGGCACCAAAACAAAATTTGGTGACATGACCCTTGTTTCTTGCCACAGACTAGGAAGTCatttacagacacacagcaaGCACAATTATAAACAAACGCCCAATTTATTCCAaggcctttattttgaaaatgtattcaacagTCACATCACAAAACAGTGCGATGACATCGaattttattcaaaaatgtttaatacatttaattaaaatggaCCAGATTTTAATTTCCATCAAGGCTCATGTGATCATTCCCTGTACATGCCAAACATGTGATGCCGTCAGGACATTTAACAGAATGTAGAACGATTTCCATTTACAGCCTCAACCAGGTTGAGACTTGGCTAAACATGTGGCGTACTCCTGACGAGCATTAGCAGCCCAGTCATATTTGAGCAGTTAGGAGTCAGGAACCTCTCCACCCATTCTGAGACCAGCCCGGCAGGAAAACTCTGGACACAGGAACACAAAGCACAAGTATTAGCATACAGCTCATACCCAAGGTTAACTTCAAATTACTACAAGCAGCATGTTTCAGGTCTTCAGTCAGGTTCTGGTAAATAGTCATTACTTGAACCTGTGCCAAAGTCCTGAGGTTTATCTCCCAATACCAAGATTCCACAACAGAGAGGAGGTCTCTGCCACAGCAGTACAAGATTGGGTTTACACTAGGGATGTCCCGTTTTGTTTTACCCCGAGCCTAGAACTTTATTTCGCAAATGCCGATACAGAGTCCCGATACGGACTAGTGTGTATACCGGCAGTAACTCAAAAATGGATTCAATGCACTGTTATGCTGAGAAGGTATACCAGGCATTCAAAATATCTTCTCTGCAATATTTTTGGCTGTGTATTGCCTGCATCGCTTGAGTGAACTTTTAttatttgagtgtttgtttttttcatgtgctGTATCAAGTGTGTAGTATTAAAGGCAGCCCTTTTGTTACCCCCTTGCAAAGCGGTCGTATTGTAGATGTTACACGTCGCCGTTGGACCGCTttcaaaatatttccacactgcagacat of the Sparus aurata chromosome 18, fSpaAur1.1, whole genome shotgun sequence genome contains:
- the hvcn1 gene encoding voltage-gated hydrogen channel 1, with the protein product MARYLRYFTTVGDEQPATWEDEELHVASEELSPATGQFPTTLTFRGSLQRLYSSDRFQVLVVCLVVLDAFFVLAELLIDLSVIKLEHDHIVPEVFHYLSLALLTFFMVELAGKLYAYRLEFFQHKFEVFDGLVVVVSFILDIVFVFHEDAFDGMGLLILLRLWRVARIINGILVSVKTRAQQSIHKLKESYDHLVQRVTELQERSDRLEQENQKLQALLKKHGIDF